The Mycoplasma sp. 1654_15 genome contains a region encoding:
- a CDS encoding ABC transporter ATP-binding protein, which translates to MNQPPKHFWFIIWNWINVIFTIAFKVFSIISPYFIFYSIINENWFFLLFWSISYFLASLILWFFDTINTAYFKGFLIHHKMKLFKQFQSFLLKVTFKDYNEKSPGYYYSQINNSAETIISNFYSELFKIIKIISIIGITLGIIFSFSWKLGLVTVLILSIFFLYTSFLSKKLSTLLETKLKKQSEFNSSLSDFLKNLPTLYVLNKTNKLEDVIDIRYQSLLKYEKKYSKLSNFISFVNKNTSKLFSFLFTISIVVFSLWDSHKNLDNEVIIFANISLVALVQLCFDTFFSDIEELFDSFPNLIASWRNIKSFKQDLVFKVENSEYQLQDLEETFSLISIKNLNYKLEDRVLFNNLNLEIQKGKKYLLKGANGSGKSTFSRILLGIEKKFGGEILINNKYDIKTINPDSINNHINYVYNNSDLINASTLENITLLEQQPKEEIFPILEKINYQNLELEKTIESDLDNFSTGQTQKIHLARSLYKPKEILIIDEGLSNLDQDNFDKIVSNLLSDKNLTILFITHHFDSNFVSKFDQIISLD; encoded by the coding sequence ATGAACCAACCACCAAAACATTTTTGATTTATTATTTGAAACTGAATTAATGTAATATTTACTATTGCTTTTAAAGTTTTTAGTATTATTTCGCCTTATTTTATTTTTTATTCTATTATCAACGAAAATTGGTTTTTTCTTTTGTTTTGAAGTATATCTTACTTTTTAGCTTCATTGATTTTATGATTTTTTGACACAATAAATACTGCTTATTTTAAAGGTTTTTTAATTCATCATAAAATGAAGCTTTTTAAGCAATTCCAGTCTTTCTTACTAAAAGTAACATTCAAAGACTATAATGAAAAATCACCTGGTTATTACTATTCGCAAATAAACAATAGTGCTGAAACTATTATTTCTAATTTTTATTCTGAATTGTTCAAAATTATCAAAATTATTTCTATTATTGGAATAACTTTAGGAATTATATTTTCCTTTTCTTGAAAATTAGGTTTAGTTACTGTTTTAATATTATCAATTTTCTTTTTATATACATCATTTTTATCCAAAAAATTAAGTACTTTATTAGAAACAAAATTGAAAAAACAATCAGAATTTAATTCGTCTTTAAGTGATTTTTTAAAGAATTTACCAACTTTATATGTATTAAATAAAACTAATAAATTAGAAGATGTTATAGATATAAGATATCAAAGTCTTTTAAAATATGAGAAAAAATATTCCAAGTTATCAAATTTTATTTCTTTTGTAAATAAGAATACAAGCAAATTATTTTCTTTTTTATTTACTATATCAATAGTTGTATTTTCTCTTTGAGATTCTCATAAGAATTTAGATAATGAAGTAATTATATTTGCAAATATTTCTTTGGTAGCTTTAGTACAACTATGTTTTGATACTTTCTTTTCTGACATAGAAGAACTTTTTGATTCATTTCCTAATTTAATAGCAAGTTGAAGAAATATTAAATCTTTCAAACAAGATCTTGTATTTAAAGTAGAAAATTCTGAATATCAATTGCAAGACTTAGAAGAAACTTTTTCTTTAATTAGTATTAAAAATTTAAACTATAAATTAGAAGATAGAGTTTTATTTAATAATTTAAATTTAGAAATTCAAAAGGGTAAAAAATATTTACTAAAAGGAGCCAATGGGTCTGGAAAGTCTACATTTTCAAGGATTTTATTAGGCATTGAGAAGAAATTTGGAGGTGAAATTTTAATAAATAACAAATATGATATAAAAACAATAAATCCTGATTCTATAAATAACCATATTAATTATGTATACAATAATTCAGATTTAATTAATGCATCAACTTTAGAAAATATCACCCTTTTAGAACAGCAACCAAAAGAAGAAATATTTCCAATATTAGAGAAAATCAACTATCAAAACTTAGAGCTTGAAAAAACAATTGAAAGTGACTTAGATAATTTTTCAACTGGACAAACCCAGAAAATTCATCTTGCTAGATCGTTGTATAAACCAAAAGAAATTTTAATTATTGATGAAGGATTATCCAATTTAGACCAAGATAATTTCGACAAAATTGTTTCCAATTTACTTTCAGATAAAAATTTAACTATTCTTTTTATAACACATCATTTTGATTCAAACTTTGTATCTAAATTTGATCAAATAATTTCTTTAGATTAA